Within Telopea speciosissima isolate NSW1024214 ecotype Mountain lineage chromosome 8, Tspe_v1, whole genome shotgun sequence, the genomic segment AGAGTCCTCTGCATTCATTATATGCAGCCCAATAGAAAAAAGGCTTTAAGTCCATGTTGGACACAACAAGAGGAACACTTTTTTTCTCTGCATTTCTTACCCATCTTAAAAGAGTAAAACAAGTAGAGGTCGAATAAGCATACCTCAACAATTAGACACTATGTCAGTCAAAATGTACAACCATAGCACCAATTACTACCCACCAATGGCAACCAGGAACTTCCTCTTGCTCTCCGGTGCTTCATGTAAAACCACAATGTCCTTCACCTTTAAAATCAGCTCCTCAAGCTCATCCACACCAAATCTCTTGTAGTCCAGTGCTTTCTTGTACCGCTGCTGGTATGTTGCTTCAAAAGTACCAAGGAAGATCCTTCCATTCCAGCTCACAAGAAGCTCTTGTAATTCCTGCTTGAACTGCTCAAGCTGGTTGTCAATTTCTTGAGTCGTCCCAAAAGCAGTATCCGCACTCCTCTCCTCTTGATCAATGACCCTGTCATCATCTGAGAACTCATCGGAGGAACAACCTGTGTTACTGTACAGTCTTACATCAGTATTCTCCCCCTGAGGCCCCTTCCCCTTCTTATCCTTCCTTACCAGACCTGATGGAGTATTTGAGTATGTCTTGTCAGGTCGAATAATGGAGTTCCGAAGGTACACAAACTTCCATTTGCCCTTACCCTCTACAGCTATTGTGTCTGCCATCTTTTTGAGAAGGTTCAAGAGCTTAAAAGCACCATACTCAGCCACATACAGGGGGCGTCCAAAAATCTTATGGTAGTCTGCAGGAAGTCGGGTCAATGGTAGGCTACCTCCTGACAGCTCAAGCAGCTTCACTAGCTGTCCCTTCAGACCATTGAGGTCTCCAGGCTGGACCCATAATGTTGGGTCCACTAATTCATTCTGGTCTCCAGTAACAGGTCCTGCTGAAACATCGTATAGACCAGAGGGGAGACTATGGGATCTTGAAGTGGGAAAACAAGGCATGGTAATCAAGTTGCTGTTGTAGTCAGTTAATGACTGTGAAGCCCTTGAGAAATCCCTTGGGTTAAAGCAGTAAAACTGGTTGATGTTAGCCCGAGCAGTGTACTCGCTTTGTGAGATCCCTCTATAAACAATTGCTTCCTCTTCAATTTGGCCATCAGTGTTGTCATTGAAATGGCAACCCATAAGAAACCCAGCAAAGTCGGTAGGCCCACGGGGCATTAGTGCTTTAGGAGGCACAAACCCTTCTCCACGAGCCACACTGGGCCAGTCCCAGACGAACCTACCTGCATTACTCAAGGCAGATGAAATGCCTACTCCAGCAGGAATGACAAGGATCACAGTATAACCACGCTGTCCCAGTATGTGCAATGCTGGAGCAAAATCTACATCCCCTGAGATCAGCATGATGGACGATGGTGGAGGGTTGTCAAGAGCAAACAAAAACATATCAACCAAAATAGCCTTGTCGGCTGCGTCCTTTCTTCCATTTGGAACATCTACGAGTTTCACACCAGTCCTCTGGCAGCCCTCCCTAAGCCGCCTTGGGAAGGCATTGAAATCTCCATAGGCAGAGAACATTGTAACAGCTCCTTCTATGATAGGGTGAACACGCAATGCCATTCTGATGTTACCAGATACATCTTCAGGACGGACATCACTTGGAACAGGGCAATTCTCAATGTCCCAGAGGATAGCCACTGGCCCTTGTGAGAAAGTTCTGCTGTGCTGGTTTGAGGGTAGTTGAGGTGGGCCCATGCTTAAATTCATGGTATTTGTTCCACTGATTTCCATGGATTCCGAAGACAACAGCATTCCAGATGTGCTTGAATTAGCTATCATGGTTTGGCCTTAAAAAAACTCAATCTCACTGTGCAAGGCAGAAGAAAATATgaa encodes:
- the LOC122670393 gene encoding uncharacterized protein LOC122670393, producing MIANSSTSGMLLSSESMEISGTNTMNLSMGPPQLPSNQHSRTFSQGPVAILWDIENCPVPSDVRPEDVSGNIRMALRVHPIIEGAVTMFSAYGDFNAFPRRLREGCQRTGVKLVDVPNGRKDAADKAILVDMFLFALDNPPPSSIMLISGDVDFAPALHILGQRGYTVILVIPAGVGISSALSNAGRFVWDWPSVARGEGFVPPKALMPRGPTDFAGFLMGCHFNDNTDGQIEEEAIVYRGISQSEYTARANINQFYCFNPRDFSRASQSLTDYNSNLITMPCFPTSRSHSLPSGLYDVSAGPVTGDQNELVDPTLWVQPGDLNGLKGQLVKLLELSGGSLPLTRLPADYHKIFGRPLYVAEYGAFKLLNLLKKMADTIAVEGKGKWKFVYLRNSIIRPDKTYSNTPSGLVRKDKKGKGPQGENTDVRLYSNTGCSSDEFSDDDRVIDQEERSADTAFGTTQEIDNQLEQFKQELQELLVSWNGRIFLGTFEATYQQRYKKALDYKRFGVDELEELILKVKDIVVLHEAPESKRKFLVAIGG